CGACGAAGCGGCCGCGCGTCAGGAAATCGAGGCGGAAATCAAAGCCCGGTTGAGCGGCGACGGGCAGTAGCGGCCAACAACGGCGATGCGTGTCGGTAGGGTTGATGGCCGCACGCGAGCAACCTGCGGCCGGCTCATCGGCAATCGGCCACTTGTGTCGTTGCTAGTCGGCGACCAATTCAAATGGGCTAGCTATCGTGCGCTTCCCGAATCGGCGCAAAAGCTCGACTTCGTCGGAATCGTCAATTGCCTCGCTCTTCACGATGTCGCGAACGGATGGCTGTTTCAGGCTCGGCAATCGCATCACGAAAAAGGGCCATAGCTCGTCCGACTTGTAAACCTTATCGACGTCGGGAAACTCGACAATGGGGCGCAGCTCGCCGGACCTGCGAAAATCGTCGGTATAACGAAACGTCCATTCGCCGTCGGCTGCACTGAGAATCCCGATTGTCATGCCCTTAAAGCGAAGTTGGAAGTCGGCACGTGCGTCAGGGGGCGCGCGGAGCTTCTCGTCTTTGCCCATCCAGCTTTTCAGCAATCTCAAAAAGCTACTCGTCCCAGCCATTGGCTGTTGTGCTCCGTTCGGTTGCCCGCCTGCTACGAAATCGCATTCAAAAACCGGTCGTGCCGACTCTCCAGGCAACGCATCACGAGCGCCCGGCGTGCGTCGGTCATGAGCGGACCAAACTCATCCTCTATAAGTCTACCGCACAAAGCCAGAGGTTCGCGCCTGGCAAGCGTCTCCAAATGGCCCCTAAACTCAGGAGAATCCTGGTAGATCCCCGACACCAATTCAAAATGCCCTATCTTTGAGTTCGTCATCGTCCCACCCTATTTGAGGGACGCTCCGATCAATGTAGGCATCCAACATATCGGGATCGGCCAGTATTCGTGCCACTTTTTCCTCGCTCACGTTCCAAAACATCGCACGCGCCGTATCGTAAACCGGCGAAAAACGCGGGGACGGCTTCTTTGTGACGGGAACGATGAATCCCCAATTGGCCGGGTGCCGGTCATTATTGCCGACGAGCGCATCGAAGGCCAGCATTTCGACGACACCGGGCAGAATCTCGTCCGCATGGTCCGGGAAAGCGAATTTGATTGCCGCCAAGACGGTTTGGAAGGTGTAGAACACCTGCTCCTGGCGTGCCGCTGCAATCGCCTCCACCGTCTCTTCGTCGAGATACTGCTTAAAGACTTCAATACCATGCACAAGTGATTCTTCGCCGCGGCGGAGAAAATACTTGCTCAGGAGCCGGACCTGCGTTCCGACGATTCGCAGTTGCGTCGTCGCCATCTTCATACCGAAGGCTTCACCTATCCTGGTCAGAAGGTGCTCCGTGACAGATTCGTTCGGGTAGGACTTAGAACCAACCTTTGCGATGAAGTACGGCCAGAAGCGAATTGCTCGTCCTGGTTGGCCCGGCGTGTATTCCTGCATGCGAATAAAGCTTTTGGGAGCATCGCCGCCTATCGAATCTGCGGATTCAACGCAGTAACGATCCCGCCTTAGTGGTTTGATGATCGAAGCCCAGTTCTGCTGAAACTCAGAGAACCGCCTGATAGGCTCGTCTTTGATCGTATCCGGCATGGCCTTTATCACGACTCCGGGTTAATCCGTGCGCGACTCGTTTCGTGCCACGCGACACGCTGGGCGCATGCGAGGTTGCAAGCGATTAAACCGCATTCCAGCACCGCCCTTGTTGGTTGTATTTGGAACGGAGCGCTCACCGCGCCGGCGCTCGGGCAAGGTTAAGCTCCAAAAGCTTGGCCAAGATGTCGTCGTGGGCTAGATCGGCGGGCCAGCCGTAGGAGGCGAACACCGCTTCGTCGAGCCGGCGATGGGCATTGGCGAGCCACGCGGGCCGCTGGTTATAGAGGTTGGTCAAAGTCCGCTTGCCAAGCTCTTTCGCGCACTCGGCATCAACGGGCACCAGCCGGCGATAGTGAACCGTGCCGACGCCGCGGCTGTTCGGATTTTCGACGTACCGCGCCCAAGGCCCATCGACCGAACCGGGAAACGTC
This genomic stretch from Pirellulales bacterium harbors:
- a CDS encoding HipA N-terminal domain-containing protein, whose translation is MRLLKSWMGKDEKLRAPPDARADFQLRFKGMTIGILSAADGEWTFRYTDDFRRSGELRPIVEFPDVDKVYKSDELWPFFVMRLPSLKQPSVRDIVKSEAIDDSDEVELLRRFGKRTIASPFELVAD
- a CDS encoding HipA domain-containing protein, whose amino-acid sequence is MPDTIKDEPIRRFSEFQQNWASIIKPLRRDRYCVESADSIGGDAPKSFIRMQEYTPGQPGRAIRFWPYFIAKVGSKSYPNESVTEHLLTRIGEAFGMKMATTQLRIVGTQVRLLSKYFLRRGEESLVHGIEVFKQYLDEETVEAIAAARQEQVFYTFQTVLAAIKFAFPDHADEILPGVVEMLAFDALVGNNDRHPANWGFIVPVTKKPSPRFSPVYDTARAMFWNVSEEKVARILADPDMLDAYIDRSVPQIGWDDDELKDRAF